The Ideonella dechloratans nucleotide sequence CGCTCAGCAGCACCGCCGCCAGCAAGGGGCGGTTGCTGCACAGGCCCAGGCGCCACAGCGGCTCGGTCTCGGAGCGGATGGCCAGCAGGTGGGCCATCTGGGTCAGGGTCAGCGTGGTGAAGACCATGCTCTGCCAGTGCGTGTCGCCCACTTGCAGGGCCCAGGCCTGCAGGCCCAGGCACAGGCCGCCGATCAGCAGGCTCACCCACAGGATGTGGATGGGCAGCAGCGGCACCGGCAGGCCCAGCAGCGGGGCCAGGAACAGCACCCAGATCTCGCCGGAGTTGCCGGTCAGCGCGTAGCGGATGAACTTGCGGATGTTGTCGAAGATGCGCCGGCCCTCGCGCACCGCGGCGACGATGGTGGCGAAGTGGTCGTCCAGCAGCACCAGGCTGCTGGCCTCGCGGGCCACGTCGGTGCCGCCCAGGCCCATGGCCACGCCGATGTCGGCGGCCTTGAGCGCCGGGGCGTCGTTGACGCCGTCGCCGGTCATGGCGACGAATTCGCCGCGCGCTTGCAGGGCCCGCACGATGCGGATCTTCTGCGCCGGGTCCATGCGGGCATAGACCGCCACCTCGGCCACCCGCGCGCCCAGCAGGGCGTCATCCATCCGGGCCAGATCGGCGCCGGTCAGCACCCGGGCCAGTGGGTCGTCCACGATGCCCACCGCCTGGGCGAGGGCGCGCGCGGTGCTGGGGTGGTCGTCGGTGATCATCACCGGGCGGATGCCGGCGGCCCGGCATTCGGCCACGGCGGCGGCGGCCTCGGGCCGCGGCGGGTCCATCAGGCCCACCAGGCCCAGCAGGGTCAGCTCGCGTTCGACGGCGTCGGCGCCGGCCTGCGCGGGCAGGCTCTGCGGGTCCAGGCGGCGGCGGGCCAGGGCCAGCACCCGCATGCCCTGGCCGGCCAGGGCTTCGGCCTGGGCCAGCCAGGGGCCGGGGGCCTCGGTGCAGCGGGGCAGCAGGGTTTCCGGGGCGCCCTTGACCCACAAGCAGGCGCCCGCGGGGTCGGCGGGATCCTGGGCCGGGGTCAGCGTGCTCATGCGTCGTCGCTCGGCGTCGAAGGGCCATTCACGCAGGCGGGGCCGGGCCGGGGGGCTGTCCCCGGCGGGACAGGCCCACTCGGCCAGTGCCACCTCGGTGGGCTCGCCCTGCCAGCCCTCCGGGCGGGCCCGCGCGTCGTTGCAGCGCAGCGCGGCCTCGCGCAGCAGGGCCTCCGGGGCCGGTCCGGCCAGGCGCCAGGCTTGCACCTGCATCCGGTTGCGGGTGAGGGTGCCGGTCTTGTCCGAGCAGATGGTGGTGACCGAGCCCAGCGTCTCCACCGCGGGCAGCTGGCGCACCAGGGCCTGCACCCGCACCAAGCGGCGTGCCCCCAGGGCCAGCAGCACGGTGACCACCGCGGGCAGGGCTTCCGGGATGGCAGCCACCGCCAGGCTGATGGCGGTCAGCCCCATCAGCAGCACCGGCTCGCCGCGCAGCACGCCGATGGCGAAGACCACCGTGCACAGGCCCAGCACCACCATCGACAGCCGCCGCCCGAAGGCGGTCAGCCGCTGCTGCAGGGGCGTGCTGCGGCGCTCGGACTGGGCCAGCAGGCCGGCGATGCGGCCCAGCTCCGTGCCGGCGCCGGTGGCCACCACCAGGCCGGTGGCCCGTCCGTGGGTGACCAGGGTGCCCTTCCAGGCCATGTTGCTGCGCTCGCCCAGCGCATGGGCCTGGCCCTCGGCGGGCGGGGGCAGGGCGGCTGGCTGCTTGTCCACGGCCTGCGACTCTCCCGTCAAGGCGGACTCATCGGTGCGCAGCTGGGCCACCTGGTGCAGGCGCAGGTCGGCGGGCACCTGGTCGCCTGCCTCCAGCAGCACCACGTCGCCCGGCACCAGCTGGTCCGCCGGCACCGGCCCCACTTGGCCGTCGCGGCGCACCTGGGCGTCGTGGGTGGCCAGGCGCTTCAGGGCGGCCAGGGCCTGGTCGGCCTGCCATTCCTGCACCGCGGAGATCACGGTGTTGAGCACCACGATGACGGCGATCACCACCGTGTCGGCCAGATCGCCGATCAGGCCCGACACCAGGGCCGCGGCCAGCAGCACCAGCGTCATGGTGTCGAGCAGGGGGGCCAGCAGGCGCACCCACCAGGGGCGCGGGGCGGTGTCGGCTATGCGGTTCAGGCCGTGCCGGGCCTGTCGGCGCCGCACCTCGTCCAGGGCGAGGCCCTGCGCCGGGTCCACCGCCAGCCGGTGGGCCACCGCTTCTGGGCTGTCCAGATGGTGGTCCGGGGCTGACAAGGGCGTGAATTTGTCCATGGCGGCACTGTGCAAAGGTTCAAGATGGCCGGGGCTTGACCGAAAACAATGCGTCGGCCTGTCACAGTGCAGGGTTCGCGCTGTTCCTGATCTGTCCTGGCATTCGCATGCAGCCTGTCTACCACCCCGGCACGGTGGCCTTGTCCATTCTGATTGCCGCCTTCGCATCCTATGTGAGCCTGGATCTGGCCAGCCGGGTGCGTGCCCACGACCGTCTGGCCTCGGCCGGTTGGGTGGTGGCGGGCGCCCTGGTGATGGGCTCGGGCATCTGGGCCATGCACTTCGTGGGCATGCTGGCCATGCAGCTGCCCATCGAGATCGGCTACCGGCCCGGCATCACCCTGCTGTCCTGGACGGCAGCGGTGGCCACCTCGGCGCTGGCCCTCTACATCGCCACCCGCGACCGGCTCGACGCCCTCCTGCTGGGGGGCGGTGCACTGGCCATGGGGGCGGGCATCTGTGCCATGCACTACATCGGCATGGCGGCCATCGCGCTGGT carries:
- a CDS encoding cation-translocating P-type ATPase, which translates into the protein MDKFTPLSAPDHHLDSPEAVAHRLAVDPAQGLALDEVRRRQARHGLNRIADTAPRPWWVRLLAPLLDTMTLVLLAAALVSGLIGDLADTVVIAVIVVLNTVISAVQEWQADQALAALKRLATHDAQVRRDGQVGPVPADQLVPGDVVLLEAGDQVPADLRLHQVAQLRTDESALTGESQAVDKQPAALPPPAEGQAHALGERSNMAWKGTLVTHGRATGLVVATGAGTELGRIAGLLAQSERRSTPLQQRLTAFGRRLSMVVLGLCTVVFAIGVLRGEPVLLMGLTAISLAVAAIPEALPAVVTVLLALGARRLVRVQALVRQLPAVETLGSVTTICSDKTGTLTRNRMQVQAWRLAGPAPEALLREAALRCNDARARPEGWQGEPTEVALAEWACPAGDSPPARPRLREWPFDAERRRMSTLTPAQDPADPAGACLWVKGAPETLLPRCTEAPGPWLAQAEALAGQGMRVLALARRRLDPQSLPAQAGADAVERELTLLGLVGLMDPPRPEAAAAVAECRAAGIRPVMITDDHPSTARALAQAVGIVDDPLARVLTGADLARMDDALLGARVAEVAVYARMDPAQKIRIVRALQARGEFVAMTGDGVNDAPALKAADIGVAMGLGGTDVAREASSLVLLDDHFATIVAAVREGRRIFDNIRKFIRYALTGNSGEIWVLFLAPLLGLPVPLLPIHILWVSLLIGGLCLGLQAWALQVGDTHWQSMVFTTLTLTQMAHLLAIRSETEPLWRLGLCSNRPLLAAVLLSVALQLATLYVPALQAIFHTQALDVAELGLCFAAAGLVWAVVEVEKAWRRRTAARH